The following are encoded together in the Poseidonibacter lekithochrous genome:
- a CDS encoding ABC transporter substrate-binding protein, with product MKIKIFILLFIFLSVFSNAKELKKIKLKLSWFNQFQFAGYYIAKEKGYYKDLGLDVEIIDFDFGSDIPQEVSDKKIDFAVGRETLILEKSNGKDIVALYALFQASPLILLSTEKSNIRTIDDFKNQRIMTTIDDASEVSLKAMIRSNNVSFEDLNFIKHTHDINDLIDGHTDVISAYISKTPFILNQKGIDYNIFDPKSFGFDMYSDLLYTNEWLIKNDLDSVLAFKEASLKGWSYAYENIEETASLIYNKYNNQKLKLDELIFEATELKKLSYFNTSKLGEIKKDKLQRIFDLYNIMGLTDKTINLDDFVFEHRRIKDTRLNEHELNYLKNKKTIKMCVIPNGMPYSDISNNKLVGLAADYVELLEENIHRKIILYPTLSWAESLKSIQENKCDILPMASINESRKKYLSFTSSYFNIRPVIITKNNIPFIDNLSELKKVKIGITRGYSLLEELRRKYPSIEFVETNNLKEGFDKVYENELLGQISSLGAAWYLLQNDYLSKLKITGKLEEKIALRVAINKEDVLLTSIFNKAVSSVSISDKQRIKNKWLHIESQKEFDSKLLLQMAAFVMFVLMFLLYRQRLLNKVNISLNKIVDEKTEELKKINSTLENRINKEVEENLQKDRILTQQSKMASMGQMIENIAHQWRQPLSVISTGASGLKIKKQLNDLDDELFMNTLDSIINSSKYLSHTIDDFRFFFKPNKEKSEFSISITLDKTINLLSSKFDTENIIIIRDFEDLKINGHETEFIQVFINILNNAKDALVTSSGKKKFIFVKITRKKDKTIIKIRDNAGGIDDNIINKIFEPYFTTKHMSKGTGIGLYMCEQIINKYMNGVIDVKNKEYSYDGVSYKGAQFSIVLYDK from the coding sequence ATGAAAATCAAAATCTTTATCTTATTATTTATTTTTTTATCGGTATTTTCAAATGCAAAAGAACTAAAGAAAATCAAACTAAAACTATCCTGGTTTAACCAGTTTCAATTTGCAGGTTATTACATTGCAAAAGAAAAAGGTTATTATAAAGATTTAGGTTTAGATGTAGAAATTATTGATTTTGATTTTGGCTCAGATATTCCTCAAGAAGTTAGTGATAAAAAAATAGATTTTGCCGTTGGACGAGAAACTTTGATTTTAGAAAAGTCTAATGGTAAAGATATTGTGGCTTTATATGCACTTTTTCAAGCAAGTCCTTTAATATTATTAAGTACTGAAAAATCAAATATTAGAACAATAGATGATTTTAAAAATCAAAGAATTATGACAACAATAGATGATGCTAGTGAAGTATCTCTAAAAGCAATGATTAGATCAAATAATGTAAGCTTTGAAGATTTAAATTTTATTAAACATACACATGATATTAATGATTTAATAGATGGACATACAGACGTTATTTCTGCATATATTTCAAAAACACCTTTTATTCTAAATCAAAAAGGTATAGATTATAATATTTTTGATCCTAAGTCTTTTGGTTTTGATATGTATAGTGATTTATTATATACAAATGAGTGGTTAATAAAGAACGATCTTGATTCTGTATTAGCTTTTAAAGAGGCTTCATTAAAAGGTTGGAGTTACGCTTATGAGAATATTGAAGAAACTGCTTCTTTAATATATAACAAATATAATAATCAAAAACTAAAACTAGACGAACTTATTTTTGAAGCAACAGAATTAAAAAAACTATCATATTTTAATACTTCAAAATTAGGTGAAATAAAAAAAGATAAATTACAAAGAATTTTTGATTTATATAATATTATGGGTCTTACAGATAAGACTATTAATCTTGATGATTTTGTTTTTGAACATAGAAGAATCAAAGATACAAGATTAAATGAACATGAATTAAATTACTTAAAAAATAAAAAAACAATAAAAATGTGTGTAATTCCAAATGGAATGCCATATAGTGATATTAGCAATAATAAATTAGTTGGATTAGCTGCTGATTATGTAGAATTATTAGAAGAAAATATTCATAGAAAAATCATTTTATATCCAACACTATCTTGGGCTGAGTCATTAAAATCAATACAAGAAAATAAATGTGATATTCTACCAATGGCTTCAATTAATGAATCAAGAAAAAAATATTTGAGTTTTACTTCTTCATATTTTAATATTAGACCTGTGATTATCACTAAAAACAACATTCCTTTTATTGATAACTTAAGTGAATTAAAAAAAGTAAAAATTGGAATTACTCGTGGTTATTCTTTATTAGAAGAGTTAAGAAGAAAATACCCAAGTATTGAATTTGTTGAAACAAATAATTTAAAAGAGGGATTTGATAAAGTATACGAAAATGAATTATTAGGTCAAATATCTTCTTTAGGTGCTGCTTGGTATTTATTACAAAATGATTATTTATCAAAACTAAAAATTACTGGTAAATTAGAAGAAAAAATTGCTTTAAGAGTTGCAATTAATAAAGAAGATGTACTATTAACAAGTATTTTTAATAAGGCAGTTAGTTCTGTATCTATAAGTGATAAACAAAGAATCAAAAATAAATGGTTACATATAGAATCTCAAAAAGAGTTCGATTCAAAACTATTATTACAAATGGCTGCATTTGTTATGTTTGTACTTATGTTTTTATTATATAGACAAAGATTACTAAATAAAGTTAATATTTCATTGAATAAAATAGTAGATGAAAAAACAGAAGAATTAAAAAAAATAAATAGTACTTTAGAGAATAGAATCAATAAAGAAGTAGAAGAAAACTTACAAAAAGATAGAATCCTAACACAACAATCAAAAATGGCTTCAATGGGACAAATGATTGAGAATATTGCTCATCAATGGCGTCAACCATTATCTGTAATTAGTACAGGTGCAAGTGGACTTAAAATCAAAAAACAACTAAATGATTTAGATGATGAACTATTTATGAATACTTTAGACTCAATAATAAATTCATCAAAATATTTATCTCATACTATTGATGACTTTAGATTCTTTTTTAAGCCAAACAAAGAGAAAAGTGAATTTAGTATTAGTATTACTTTAGATAAAACTATAAATCTTTTAAGTTCAAAATTTGATACTGAAAATATTATAATTATACGTGATTTTGAAGACTTGAAAATCAATGGTCATGAAACAGAATTTATTCAAGTATTTATTAATATCTTGAATAATGCAAAAGATGCATTAGTTACATCTTCTGGAAAAAAGAAATTTATCTTTGTAAAAATAACAAGAAAGAAAGATAAAACTATCATCAAAATAAGAGATAATGCAGGTGGAATAGACGATAATATTATTAATAAAATATTTGAACCATACTTTACTACAAAACATATGTCAAAAGGCACTGGAATTGGTTTATATATGTGTGAACAAATCATTAATAAATATATGAATGGTGTTATAGATGTAAAAAATAAAGAGTATTCATATGATGGCGTTTCTTACAAAGGTGCGCAGTTCTCAATAGTCTTATATGATAAATAA
- a CDS encoding DUF2161 family putative PD-(D/E)XK-type phosphodiesterase, producing MKESDLYLPLKQYLESQNYEVKGEVCDCDVVAVRGEEAPVIVELKLSLNLDVLLQGVDRLTLSSTIYIGIPHDSKAFKKKRKLSLKLLKMLGFGLILIDTVKNKVDVVLDPSEYKPRKIKQKKEKLLGEFQSRIGDPNLGGMASKKGVLTSYRQKALKVALYLEEHGDCKASDIAKALDEPKAREIMYNNYYSWFDRAGKGVYSLTSKGKAEIGLWLQREGNPIS from the coding sequence ATGAAAGAATCTGATTTATATCTACCACTAAAACAATACTTAGAATCACAAAACTATGAAGTAAAAGGTGAAGTTTGTGATTGTGATGTTGTAGCAGTCCGAGGTGAAGAAGCTCCTGTGATAGTTGAGCTGAAACTTTCCCTTAATCTTGATGTTTTACTTCAAGGTGTAGATAGGCTTACTTTATCTTCTACTATATACATAGGTATTCCTCACGATTCAAAAGCTTTCAAGAAAAAAAGAAAACTCTCCCTTAAACTTCTAAAGATGTTAGGTTTTGGTCTAATATTAATAGACACTGTTAAAAATAAAGTAGATGTTGTATTAGATCCATCTGAATATAAACCACGAAAAATAAAACAAAAAAAAGAGAAACTTTTAGGCGAATTTCAAAGTAGAATTGGTGACCCAAATCTTGGTGGAATGGCTAGCAAAAAAGGAGTTCTTACTTCTTATAGACAAAAAGCATTAAAAGTTGCTTTATATTTAGAAGAGCATGGGGATTGTAAAGCCTCAGATATAGCTAAAGCTTTAGATGAACCCAAAGCTAGAGAGATTATGTATAACAACTATTATTCTTGGTTTGATAGAGCAGGAAAGGGTGTTTATTCTTTAACTTCTAAAGGAAAAGCAGAAATAGGTCTTTGGTTACAAAGAGAAGGTAATCCTATCTCTTAG